In a single window of the Campylobacter hyointestinalis subsp. lawsonii genome:
- the aspA gene encoding aspartate ammonia-lyase gives MNTRKEHDFIGELEIADNVYYGVQTFRAVENFNITHERICNFPNFIVALAQVKKAAALANFDLGLLDAKIKNAICEACDQVMSGKYNDQFVVDMIQGGAGTSTNMNANEVIANIALEIMGHKKGEYEYCHPNDHVNLSQSTNDAYPTALRVAIYERLCELTEAMHILKDSFDKKAEEFKDVLKMGRTQLQDAVPMTLGQEFKTFAIMLGEDIDRVREARNLVREINLGGTAIGTGINSHPDYPKVVETKLQEVTKRPFITAGNLIEATQDTGAYVQISGVLKRVSTKLSKICNDLRLLSSGPRCGLNEINLPKMQPGSSIMPGKVNPVIPEVVNQVCFAVIGNDVTVTLASEGGQLQLNVFEPVIAYSLFNSIAMLKKACRTLATKCVDGITANEKICSDFVYNSIGIVTAFNPYIGYENSASIAKEALSTGKSVATIALERGLLTEDQINDILRPENMLNPHMTNEDKNKFKK, from the coding sequence ATGAATACTAGAAAAGAGCACGATTTTATCGGTGAATTAGAAATTGCCGATAATGTTTATTATGGAGTTCAAACATTTAGAGCAGTTGAAAATTTCAACATTACTCACGAACGTATTTGCAATTTTCCAAATTTTATAGTAGCACTTGCTCAAGTTAAAAAAGCAGCGGCACTTGCAAATTTCGATCTTGGCTTGCTTGATGCAAAGATCAAAAATGCTATTTGTGAAGCTTGCGATCAAGTAATGAGCGGTAAATATAACGATCAATTCGTTGTAGATATGATACAAGGTGGCGCAGGAACAAGTACAAATATGAACGCAAACGAAGTTATAGCAAACATCGCGCTTGAGATTATGGGACACAAAAAAGGCGAGTATGAGTACTGCCATCCAAACGATCACGTAAATCTAAGCCAAAGCACAAACGACGCTTATCCTACAGCTTTAAGAGTTGCTATTTATGAAAGACTTTGTGAGCTAACTGAAGCTATGCATATCTTAAAAGATAGCTTTGATAAAAAAGCAGAGGAGTTTAAAGACGTTTTAAAAATGGGTAGAACTCAACTTCAAGACGCAGTTCCTATGACTTTGGGTCAAGAGTTTAAAACTTTTGCTATCATGCTTGGCGAAGACATCGACCGCGTAAGAGAAGCTAGAAACTTAGTACGCGAGATAAACCTAGGCGGAACAGCTATCGGTACAGGTATCAACTCTCATCCTGACTATCCAAAAGTAGTCGAGACAAAACTTCAAGAAGTAACAAAACGTCCATTTATCACTGCTGGTAACCTTATAGAAGCTACTCAAGACACAGGCGCTTATGTTCAAATTTCAGGTGTTTTAAAAAGAGTTAGTACAAAACTAAGTAAAATTTGTAACGACTTAAGACTTCTAAGCAGTGGTCCAAGATGCGGACTAAATGAGATAAACTTACCAAAAATGCAACCAGGCTCAAGCATTATGCCAGGTAAAGTAAATCCTGTTATCCCTGAAGTAGTAAATCAAGTTTGTTTTGCAGTCATCGGCAATGACGTAACTGTAACTCTAGCTAGTGAAGGCGGACAACTTCAACTAAACGTATTTGAACCAGTTATCGCCTATAGCCTGTTTAACTCTATCGCAATGCTTAAAAAAGCTTGTCGTACTTTGGCTACAAAATGCGTTGATGGCATCACTGCAAATGAGAAAATTTGTTCTGATTTCGTTTATAACTCAATCGGTATCGTTACAGCATTTAACCCATATATCGGCTATGAAAACAGCGCTAGCATAGCAAAAGAAGCTTTAAGCACAGGAAAAAGCGTAGCAACTATCGCACTTGAAAGAGGACTTTTAACAGAGGATCAAATAAATGATATTTTACGTCCGGAAAATATGCTAAATCCTCACATGACAAATGAAGATAAAAACAAATTTAAAAAATAA